One region of Microbacterium rhizosphaerae genomic DNA includes:
- a CDS encoding ABC transporter permease produces MTAHTIGDTAVLTGRSLRHILRSPDTIITTAVTPIALMLLFVYVFSGAIDLGSAKGSYIDYMLPGILLITIASGIAYTAYRLFMDLQSGIFERFHSLPIARSGVLWAQVLTSLVANLVSVAIVIGVALIMGFRTGASVGAWLAVIGILVLFTLALTWLAVIAGLSAKTVDGASAFAYPLIFLPFISSAFVPTESMPGPVRWFAENQPVTSIVDTTRALFAGQPVGGDIWVALAWCVGILVVGYAVSMSLYRRKIS; encoded by the coding sequence ATGACCGCGCACACCATCGGCGACACCGCCGTGCTCACCGGTCGCTCGCTGCGGCACATCCTGCGCAGCCCCGACACCATCATCACGACCGCCGTGACTCCGATCGCGCTGATGCTGCTGTTCGTCTACGTGTTCAGCGGGGCGATCGACCTGGGCAGCGCCAAGGGGTCGTACATCGACTACATGCTGCCCGGCATCCTGCTCATCACCATCGCCTCGGGCATCGCGTATACGGCGTACCGCCTGTTCATGGATCTGCAGAGCGGCATCTTCGAACGCTTCCACTCGCTGCCGATCGCGCGATCGGGCGTGCTGTGGGCGCAGGTGCTGACCTCGCTCGTCGCCAACCTCGTGTCGGTCGCGATCGTCATCGGCGTGGCGCTCATCATGGGGTTCCGCACCGGAGCGAGCGTCGGCGCCTGGCTGGCCGTCATCGGCATCCTGGTGCTGTTCACGCTGGCGCTCACGTGGCTGGCCGTCATCGCGGGACTGTCCGCGAAGACCGTGGATGGCGCGAGTGCCTTCGCCTACCCACTGATCTTCCTGCCCTTCATCAGCTCGGCGTTCGTGCCGACCGAGAGCATGCCCGGTCCCGTGCGCTGGTTCGCCGAGAACCAGCCGGTGACCTCGATCGTGGACACGACGAGGGCTCTGTTCGCGGGGCAGCCCGTGGGTGGCGACATCTGGGTGGCGCTCGCCTGGTGCGTCGGCATCCTCGTCGTCGGCTATGCCGTGTCGATGTCGCTCTACCGGCGCAAGATCAGCTGA
- a CDS encoding ABC transporter ATP-binding protein: MTADAAIHVQGLEKSYKDLHVLKGVDFDVARGSIFALLGSNGAGKTTVVRILSTLLKPDAGIASIAGFDVTAQAQKVRETVSLTGQFAAVDEVLTGRENLILIAKLRHQKDPGGIADALLARFSLTDAGSRRVGTYSGGMRRRLDIAMSLIGSPSVIFLDEPTTGLDPAARNEVWDAVRELASGGTTVLLTTQYLEEAEQLANQIAILHKGTIIVDGTLAELKQLLPPAKVEYVEKQPSLEDVFFALTGEEDATEHETAGDPEKDAAATGKEGR, translated from the coding sequence ATGACCGCGGATGCCGCGATCCATGTGCAGGGTCTGGAGAAGTCCTACAAGGACCTGCACGTGCTGAAGGGCGTCGACTTCGACGTCGCACGAGGGAGCATCTTCGCCCTCCTCGGGTCGAACGGCGCGGGCAAGACCACGGTCGTCCGCATCCTCTCGACCCTCCTGAAGCCCGATGCCGGCATCGCGTCGATCGCGGGCTTCGACGTCACGGCGCAGGCCCAGAAGGTGCGCGAGACGGTGAGCCTCACGGGCCAGTTCGCCGCTGTGGACGAGGTGCTCACCGGCCGCGAGAACCTCATCCTCATCGCCAAGCTGCGCCACCAGAAGGACCCGGGCGGGATCGCCGACGCGCTCCTGGCCCGATTCTCGCTGACGGATGCCGGTTCCCGCCGGGTCGGGACGTACTCCGGCGGCATGCGCCGCCGCCTCGACATCGCGATGAGTCTCATCGGCAGCCCGTCGGTGATCTTCCTCGACGAGCCGACGACGGGCCTCGACCCGGCTGCGCGCAACGAGGTGTGGGACGCGGTCCGCGAGCTCGCGAGCGGGGGCACCACGGTCCTGCTGACCACGCAGTATCTCGAGGAGGCCGAGCAGCTGGCGAACCAGATCGCGATCCTGCACAAGGGCACGATCATCGTCGACGGCACGCTCGCCGAGCTCAAGCAGCTGCTGCCGCCGGCGAAGGTCGAATACGTCGAGAAGCAGCCGAGCCTCGAGGACGTGTTCTTCGCCCTGACCGGCGAGGAGGACGCGACAGAGCACGAGACCGCCGGCGACCCCGAGAAGGATGCCGCCGCCACAGGGAAGGAAGGACGATGA
- a CDS encoding DUF1048 domain-containing protein, with protein sequence MANWIETLTGSLEQKKQYKQYKARLEALPEPYGSAAKAVQRYFMYAGGITDGDTLMRMMGDQVDMWERAAADGTPLREIVGDDPVAFADEVAASYAGKQWIDKERARLVKAIDDAEKEERS encoded by the coding sequence ATGGCGAACTGGATCGAGACCCTGACGGGCTCGCTGGAGCAGAAGAAGCAGTACAAGCAGTACAAGGCGCGTCTCGAGGCGCTGCCGGAGCCCTACGGCTCGGCCGCGAAGGCCGTGCAGCGCTACTTCATGTACGCGGGCGGCATCACCGACGGCGACACGCTCATGCGGATGATGGGCGACCAGGTCGACATGTGGGAGCGCGCGGCGGCCGACGGAACTCCGCTGCGCGAGATCGTCGGCGACGACCCGGTGGCGTTCGCCGACGAGGTCGCCGCCTCGTACGCCGGCAAGCAGTGGATCGACAAGGAGCGCGCCCGCCTCGTGAAGGCGATCGACGATGCAGAGAAGGAGGAACGATCATGA
- a CDS encoding PadR family transcriptional regulator, which yields MGKQDTEMLKGVLEGIVLSILATRPAYGYEITSELRDRGFADIVEGTIYAVLLRIEQKGLVDVEKVPSEKGPPRKVYSLNAQGRDQLGEFWGSWNSLADRMTHIQQEHSEGNN from the coding sequence ATGGGCAAGCAGGACACCGAGATGCTCAAGGGCGTTCTGGAGGGCATCGTCCTGTCGATCCTCGCGACGCGTCCCGCGTACGGGTACGAGATCACGTCAGAGCTTCGAGACCGCGGCTTCGCGGACATCGTCGAGGGCACGATCTACGCCGTCCTCCTGCGCATCGAGCAGAAGGGCCTGGTCGACGTCGAGAAGGTGCCGTCCGAGAAGGGTCCGCCGCGCAAGGTCTACTCGCTCAACGCGCAGGGACGAGATCAGCTGGGCGAGTTCTGGGGCAGTTGGAACTCGCTCGCCGACCGCATGACACACATTCAGCAGGAACACTCCGAAGGGAACAACTGA
- a CDS encoding ATP-dependent DNA ligase, giving the protein MGKFIYENDTRLDIEDRVLLHLQSVIGTKLRRGEAFTFNWTVDRSLGSGRTTVWLHPHSSIVFSYAGSRRAQLNRRWLEALMFAANSSAGLHLVPEPAELPDERASDDEISVPI; this is encoded by the coding sequence GTGGGCAAGTTCATCTACGAGAACGACACGCGACTCGACATCGAGGATCGAGTCCTGCTTCACCTGCAAAGTGTGATCGGCACGAAACTGCGGCGCGGCGAGGCGTTCACGTTCAACTGGACGGTCGATCGCAGCCTGGGCAGCGGCCGGACCACCGTGTGGCTGCACCCCCACTCCTCGATCGTCTTCAGCTATGCGGGCAGCCGACGGGCGCAGCTGAACCGCCGGTGGCTCGAGGCCCTGATGTTCGCCGCGAACTCCTCGGCGGGCCTCCACCTCGTCCCCGAGCCTGCCGAGCTGCCCGACGAGCGGGCCTCGGACGACGAGATCAGTGTGCCGATCTAG
- a CDS encoding helix-turn-helix transcriptional regulator: MRDEPRSSSGSPVLRRDESGSGLVVSEITTTIAGGVPGSTGADDPQVHGDDVAIDAGALDEFARRVLDRERFHVEFRGWEPETPQATQQWREMVAYVQPLIRRGLTTDPILGRPLQDLIIATFLRTFPTNIDDPVAAPGAVTAAVGRAIRYLEDHFARPVRMPDVVAASRLSPRGLQAAFQRELSCTPSGYLRRIRLTAAHRELRLADSTSSATVAQIARASGFTHIGRFSVAYRDAYGESPRETLRR; this comes from the coding sequence GTGCGGGACGAACCCCGCTCTTCGTCCGGATCGCCCGTCCTCCGCCGGGACGAGAGTGGTTCCGGACTCGTCGTCTCGGAGATCACCACGACGATCGCCGGCGGGGTTCCCGGGTCGACGGGTGCGGACGATCCGCAGGTCCACGGGGATGACGTGGCCATCGATGCGGGCGCCCTCGACGAGTTCGCCCGACGGGTCCTCGACCGCGAGCGGTTCCACGTCGAGTTCCGCGGGTGGGAGCCGGAGACACCGCAGGCGACTCAGCAATGGCGCGAGATGGTCGCCTACGTTCAGCCGCTGATACGCCGCGGCCTCACGACGGATCCGATTCTCGGCCGTCCCCTGCAAGACCTGATCATCGCCACGTTCCTGCGCACCTTCCCCACCAACATCGACGACCCCGTCGCCGCCCCGGGCGCTGTGACCGCGGCCGTGGGCCGCGCGATCCGATACCTCGAGGACCACTTCGCGCGACCGGTGCGTATGCCGGACGTCGTCGCGGCCTCCCGGCTCTCACCCCGCGGCCTGCAGGCGGCGTTCCAGCGCGAGCTGTCCTGCACCCCCAGCGGATACCTGCGACGCATCCGCCTCACCGCTGCGCACCGCGAGCTGCGGCTCGCGGACTCGACATCCAGCGCGACCGTCGCGCAGATCGCTCGCGCGTCGGGCTTCACCCACATCGGTCGTTTCTCCGTGGCCTACCGCGACGCGTACGGCGAGTCGCCGCGCGAGACGCTTCGTCGGTGA
- a CDS encoding helix-turn-helix transcriptional regulator, with protein sequence MTYFDRAFGSNDIGEAEQWMDAAYGRVDLDPRFQRYDERMRGDDRFFLTAARMDGTYSCLIDPGLFIVATATPGFSWMRDRDEGSLFDQPAIFQPGDPYSVVASNTEVHAVGFATDALRRSARLLCGDDELELRFDGVRAASRESAATLLAALDLVHGHAREGLLSNDLFRARVYRHIAIRTLDSFRVVGDRHRLRVSAERRHSIYRLAADYFHEHASLPITLEDAAEAVGASVPELDLAFRAYAPGEESPTVFLQGVRLEAALRDLQAGDPTLGSTVGEIATRWGFPSPSRFAAQFRAAYGVNPKSVLDR encoded by the coding sequence GTGACGTATTTCGACCGCGCGTTCGGTTCGAACGACATCGGCGAGGCCGAGCAGTGGATGGATGCCGCCTACGGCCGGGTCGACCTCGATCCGCGGTTCCAGCGATACGACGAGCGGATGAGGGGCGACGACCGCTTCTTCCTCACCGCTGCGCGCATGGACGGCACCTACAGCTGCCTCATCGACCCCGGCCTGTTCATCGTCGCGACGGCCACGCCCGGCTTCAGCTGGATGAGGGATCGTGACGAAGGCAGCCTCTTCGACCAGCCCGCCATCTTCCAGCCCGGCGATCCCTACTCCGTCGTCGCGAGCAACACCGAGGTGCACGCCGTCGGATTCGCGACGGATGCGCTGCGGCGAAGCGCTCGGCTCCTGTGCGGGGATGACGAGCTCGAGCTGCGGTTCGACGGGGTGCGCGCGGCGTCGCGGGAGTCCGCCGCCACGCTCCTGGCCGCACTCGACCTCGTCCACGGACACGCGCGCGAGGGGCTCCTCAGCAACGACCTCTTCCGTGCGCGCGTCTACCGGCACATCGCGATCCGGACGCTCGACTCGTTCCGAGTGGTCGGCGACCGGCACCGGCTGCGGGTCTCGGCGGAGCGCCGGCATTCGATCTACCGTCTCGCCGCCGACTACTTCCACGAGCATGCGTCTCTCCCCATCACGCTGGAGGACGCCGCCGAGGCGGTGGGTGCATCCGTGCCCGAGCTCGACCTCGCGTTTCGCGCCTACGCGCCCGGGGAGGAGAGCCCGACCGTGTTCCTGCAGGGCGTCCGGCTCGAGGCCGCGCTGCGCGATCTGCAGGCGGGTGATCCGACGCTGGGCAGCACCGTGGGCGAGATCGCGACACGCTGGGGCTTTCCGTCCCCGAGCCGCTTCGCCGCGCAGTTCCGGGCCGCCTACGGCGTGAATCCGAAGTCGGTGCTCGACCGCTGA
- a CDS encoding type III polyketide synthase — translation MPAAILSIGTAVPATRMAQSEARDFFAAQPGIGRLGGRLIHAAFDQSAIDFRHTVIPDLYTAEGGIFLSPTTGMRRPTTGERNAYYRREAPPLFAAAASEALARAGVGAAEVTHVITASCTGFFAPGPDFRLVMDLGLPTSVERYHIGFMGCAAAFPALRAATRICDAQPGAVVLVACAELCTLHIRSSDVPDQIVASSVFADGAAAAVVTSDAARATNAHLEAAGFTTAITSEGENAMDWTIGDEGFEMVLTAEVPRIVGREIRAAVDAAGGSETADAWAVHPGGRSVLDRVQSGLDLPDSAMQTSRAVLREYGNMSSATILFILGRLLADPTLGDGARVMGLAFGPGLTVETARFTRRDAT, via the coding sequence ATGCCCGCAGCGATCCTCTCCATCGGCACAGCGGTTCCGGCGACACGTATGGCCCAGTCCGAGGCGCGTGACTTCTTCGCCGCGCAGCCGGGCATCGGGCGGCTGGGCGGGCGTCTCATCCATGCGGCGTTCGATCAGTCCGCGATCGACTTCCGCCATACCGTGATCCCGGATCTCTACACGGCAGAGGGCGGCATCTTCCTGAGCCCGACCACGGGCATGCGACGGCCGACGACCGGTGAGCGCAACGCCTACTACCGCCGCGAGGCGCCCCCGCTGTTCGCGGCGGCCGCCTCCGAGGCACTCGCTCGTGCGGGAGTCGGCGCCGCGGAGGTCACGCACGTCATCACGGCATCGTGCACCGGGTTCTTCGCCCCGGGGCCCGACTTCCGGCTCGTGATGGACCTCGGACTCCCCACGAGCGTCGAGCGGTACCACATCGGGTTCATGGGATGCGCGGCCGCCTTCCCCGCGCTGCGTGCCGCCACGCGCATCTGCGATGCGCAGCCGGGTGCCGTCGTCCTGGTCGCGTGCGCCGAGCTGTGCACTCTGCACATCCGCTCCTCCGACGTGCCCGACCAGATCGTCGCATCCTCGGTGTTCGCCGACGGTGCTGCGGCGGCCGTCGTGACCTCGGACGCCGCACGTGCGACGAACGCCCACCTGGAGGCGGCCGGGTTCACGACCGCCATCACGAGCGAGGGCGAGAACGCCATGGACTGGACGATCGGCGACGAAGGCTTCGAGATGGTCCTCACCGCCGAGGTGCCCCGCATCGTCGGGCGCGAGATCCGCGCCGCGGTCGATGCGGCCGGCGGCTCGGAGACGGCGGATGCGTGGGCCGTCCACCCCGGCGGGCGCAGCGTGCTCGACCGCGTGCAGTCCGGGCTCGACCTGCCCGACAGCGCCATGCAGACGTCGCGCGCGGTGCTGCGGGAGTACGGCAACATGTCGAGCGCCACCATCCTCTTCATCCTCGGCCGCCTGCTCGCCGACCCGACCCTCGGCGACGGCGCACGTGTGATGGGCCTCGCGTTCGGCCCGGGGCTGACCGTCGAGACGGCCCGATTCACCCGGCGGGATGCGACGTGA
- a CDS encoding methyltransferase domain-containing protein translates to MSLAVRDAQLREMMDDPDCDPVRLRRTLQRFAITNRFVAGWGRTYRNLIAPALAALGRPATILDLGCGGGDVLRRVVHAARRDGFEVTGLGVDPDERAIATTRPMDAVTYRAADSRRLLAEAAAFDIVISNHVLHHLDEHAFDAFVDESASLATTLCIHSDIRRASLAYAAYAVGITPISPGSYLRTDGLRSIRRSFTPRELSAVLPLGWRVETSRPFRVLAVHRARHRA, encoded by the coding sequence GTGAGCCTCGCCGTCCGCGATGCGCAGCTGCGCGAGATGATGGACGACCCGGACTGCGATCCCGTCCGGCTGCGCCGCACACTCCAGCGGTTCGCGATCACGAACCGCTTCGTGGCGGGATGGGGCCGGACGTACCGGAACCTGATCGCGCCTGCGCTGGCGGCCCTCGGGCGTCCCGCGACGATCCTGGACCTCGGATGCGGCGGCGGCGACGTGCTGCGCCGCGTCGTGCACGCGGCGCGCCGTGACGGCTTCGAGGTCACCGGGCTCGGCGTGGATCCTGACGAGCGGGCGATCGCGACGACGAGACCGATGGATGCTGTCACCTACCGCGCCGCCGACAGCCGGCGTCTCCTGGCCGAAGCGGCCGCCTTCGACATCGTGATCTCCAACCACGTGCTCCACCACCTCGACGAGCACGCCTTCGACGCCTTCGTGGACGAATCGGCGTCGCTGGCGACGACCCTCTGCATCCACTCCGACATCCGCCGCGCCTCGCTCGCCTACGCCGCCTATGCGGTCGGGATCACCCCGATCTCCCCGGGCTCGTACCTGCGCACCGACGGCCTGCGCAGCATCCGTCGCTCCTTCACGCCCCGCGAACTGTCCGCTGTCCTGCCGCTCGGCTGGCGCGTGGAGACCTCGCGGCCGTTCCGCGTGCTCGCGGTGCACCGGGCGCGGCACCGCGCATGA
- a CDS encoding FAD-dependent oxidoreductase has protein sequence MSHHEVIVVGAGPAGLLVSAELARRGVDVALFEARTTAGAGSRAIGVHPPVLAALEASGATERILAAGARIPRGEARNRSGSVLGEVRFDRLSTRFPFVAAVPQAVTEAALAHGAPLPVRGRRVDAVSERIDRVEVRFAGDAATASAVVVAAGVAGRRLVPAALPRARSYRDRYVMADLSGPTGEPDGLAVVTLDPAGVVESFPLPGGGRRLVAWNGQGPAEDGPALDTLRTAVAARTGDVPLADLIQDATAFGIRRVLARRMRCGRVFVIGDAAHEISPIGGQGMNLGLLDAATLAPVLAQWLADPGSEGAFDRWERSRLQSARTAARISGLNTALGRGRGAGSHRLLAGAVRGLAGRFSPVLARAYAMGFDADA, from the coding sequence ATGAGCCATCACGAGGTGATCGTCGTCGGGGCCGGCCCGGCAGGGCTGCTGGTGTCCGCCGAGCTGGCGCGGCGCGGCGTCGACGTCGCGCTCTTCGAAGCGCGCACGACCGCCGGCGCGGGAAGCCGGGCGATCGGCGTGCACCCGCCCGTGCTCGCGGCTCTCGAGGCATCCGGTGCGACCGAGCGCATCCTGGCCGCTGGCGCCCGCATCCCGCGCGGCGAGGCGCGCAACCGCAGCGGCAGCGTCCTGGGCGAGGTGCGGTTCGACCGCCTCAGCACTCGATTCCCGTTCGTTGCGGCGGTTCCGCAGGCGGTCACCGAGGCCGCGCTCGCGCACGGCGCGCCCCTGCCGGTCCGCGGACGCCGGGTGGATGCCGTCAGCGAGCGCATCGATCGGGTCGAGGTGCGCTTCGCGGGGGATGCGGCCACCGCCTCGGCGGTCGTCGTCGCTGCCGGAGTCGCGGGACGACGACTGGTGCCCGCCGCCCTGCCGCGAGCGCGGAGCTATCGGGACCGCTATGTCATGGCGGACCTCTCCGGCCCGACCGGGGAGCCCGACGGGCTCGCGGTCGTCACGCTGGACCCGGCCGGAGTCGTCGAGTCGTTCCCGCTGCCGGGCGGCGGCAGGCGACTCGTCGCGTGGAACGGCCAGGGGCCGGCAGAAGACGGACCGGCCCTCGACACGCTCCGCACCGCGGTCGCGGCGCGCACCGGAGACGTCCCGCTCGCCGACCTGATCCAGGATGCGACGGCCTTCGGCATCCGTCGCGTGCTCGCCCGCCGCATGCGCTGCGGGCGCGTCTTCGTGATCGGCGATGCCGCGCACGAGATCAGTCCCATCGGCGGGCAGGGCATGAACCTCGGGCTGCTGGATGCCGCGACCCTCGCGCCCGTGCTCGCACAATGGCTGGCCGACCCCGGTTCCGAAGGAGCATTCGATCGCTGGGAGCGCAGCCGCCTGCAGTCGGCGCGGACGGCGGCGCGCATCTCGGGGCTCAACACGGCTCTCGGCCGTGGGCGGGGCGCTGGGTCCCATCGCCTCCTCGCGGGTGCGGTCCGAGGGCTGGCCGGGCGGTTCTCCCCCGTGCTGGCGCGGGCGTACGCGATGGGTTTCGACGCCGACGCGTGA
- a CDS encoding UbiA family prenyltransferase, producing MTPPVTGSSERSRPNVVATLWRSTHPGPTVVVTTIALALGLSVGVDLDRLVVLTVSVFFGQVSIGLSNDVIDAPRDRIAGRTDKPLAREQAPIRVAWISAIVAVVVALALSALLGWGMAVAHAVFLACGWAYNAVLKSTVWSAACFAVGFGVFPSLATLALSHPHVAPLWAWIAGAALGTAVHFSNVLPDLEDDELTGVRGLPHRLGRRASAVVAYVALVVGAVVVRLGTDVDSTAGVIATWVLTAGVLVLAAWGLVVSLIREPRRLSFQLVMAGALLLTAEVVVASRLAA from the coding sequence ATGACGCCGCCAGTCACGGGGAGTTCGGAGCGGAGCCGCCCGAACGTCGTCGCCACCCTATGGCGCTCGACGCATCCCGGCCCCACGGTGGTCGTCACGACGATCGCGCTCGCCCTCGGACTCTCGGTCGGTGTCGACCTCGACCGTCTGGTCGTGCTGACCGTCTCGGTCTTCTTCGGCCAGGTGTCGATCGGCCTGTCGAACGACGTGATCGACGCCCCGCGGGATCGCATCGCCGGCCGCACGGACAAGCCTCTCGCACGCGAGCAGGCGCCGATTCGCGTCGCGTGGATCTCGGCGATCGTCGCCGTGGTCGTCGCACTCGCCCTCTCGGCGCTGCTCGGGTGGGGGATGGCGGTCGCCCACGCGGTGTTCCTCGCCTGCGGCTGGGCCTACAACGCGGTGCTGAAGTCGACGGTGTGGTCCGCCGCATGCTTCGCCGTGGGATTCGGCGTCTTCCCCTCTCTGGCGACGCTGGCGCTCTCGCATCCCCATGTCGCCCCGCTCTGGGCCTGGATCGCGGGAGCCGCGCTCGGAACAGCCGTGCACTTCTCCAACGTGCTGCCCGACCTCGAGGATGACGAGCTCACCGGGGTCCGCGGGCTGCCGCACCGCCTCGGCCGCCGCGCGTCGGCGGTGGTGGCCTACGTCGCGCTCGTCGTCGGGGCGGTCGTCGTGCGTCTCGGCACCGATGTCGACAGCACGGCGGGTGTGATCGCGACCTGGGTGCTCACCGCGGGCGTGCTCGTGCTCGCGGCGTGGGGGCTCGTCGTCTCGCTCATCCGCGAGCCGAGGCGCCTCTCATTCCAGCTCGTCATGGCGGGAGCGCTGCTGCTGACGGCCGAGGTCGTCGTCGCCAGCCGGCTGGCCGCCTGA
- a CDS encoding DUF2127 domain-containing protein, translated as MKERVLDLVFLIGVLFKGIDGLVELVGGVLLLFVAPAQLIGLAGSLTAAELAEDPHDLLANLLLNGVAHLGSGGKTFLAAYLLLHGVVKLAIVVALLIGSRRIYPWAMAALGLFLIFQIYEMFTQPSVGVAVLTVFDAVIIWLTWREWRRGRELRATWRGTVAWVFHRTPAPGTE; from the coding sequence ATGAAGGAACGCGTCCTCGACCTGGTCTTCCTGATCGGAGTGCTGTTCAAGGGCATCGACGGACTCGTCGAACTGGTCGGCGGAGTCCTGCTGCTGTTCGTCGCGCCCGCCCAGCTGATCGGCCTCGCCGGCAGTCTCACCGCCGCCGAGCTCGCCGAGGATCCCCACGATCTGCTCGCGAACCTGCTGCTGAACGGCGTCGCCCACCTCGGTTCGGGCGGCAAGACCTTCCTCGCCGCGTATCTGCTGCTGCACGGCGTCGTGAAACTCGCGATCGTCGTGGCGCTGCTCATCGGCTCGCGCAGGATCTATCCCTGGGCGATGGCCGCGCTCGGGCTGTTCCTGATCTTCCAGATCTACGAGATGTTCACGCAGCCGTCGGTGGGCGTCGCCGTGCTCACGGTGTTCGACGCGGTCATCATCTGGCTGACGTGGCGCGAATGGCGGCGCGGGCGCGAGCTTCGCGCCACCTGGCGTGGCACGGTGGCGTGGGTGTTCCACCGCACGCCCGCGCCGGGCACGGAGTGA
- a CDS encoding MarR family winged helix-turn-helix transcriptional regulator has product MPREHDAASLDEIRAVTDAVERLRLAEARLGRQRAGHSGLNDTDRAAVRYVSEFPGDAVTPRMIADQLHLSPSSVTTLLDRLVAKHLLRVEPHPVDRRSKHVVALDRTAALDDIDPLGARLREISASLTTSEASIITGFLERVTEAVRSQTPRFHGLEG; this is encoded by the coding sequence ATGCCTCGTGAACACGATGCCGCGAGCCTCGACGAGATCCGAGCGGTGACCGACGCCGTCGAGCGCCTGCGCCTTGCGGAGGCTCGGCTGGGCCGCCAGCGAGCGGGTCATTCCGGGCTGAACGACACCGACCGTGCCGCCGTCCGCTACGTGTCCGAGTTCCCCGGCGATGCGGTCACGCCGCGCATGATCGCCGACCAGCTCCATCTGTCGCCGTCATCGGTGACGACCCTCCTCGACAGGCTCGTCGCGAAGCACCTGCTCCGGGTGGAGCCGCATCCCGTCGACCGCCGGAGCAAGCACGTCGTGGCGCTCGATCGCACGGCCGCCCTCGATGACATCGACCCCCTGGGGGCTCGGCTTCGGGAGATCTCCGCCTCCCTCACGACGTCGGAGGCGAGCATCATCACGGGCTTCCTCGAGCGCGTGACCGAGGCCGTCCGCAGCCAGACCCCGCGCTTCCACGGTCTCGAAGGCTAG
- a CDS encoding ATP-dependent DNA ligase — protein MGKFNYNATTRADIDDRLLLHLQIVIGTKLRRGEAFPFTWKDDASLGGGRTTVWVSASSTLIYRYHGSRMPSVNSQWLEALMTTANSPGGLYPVNEPAAAARRDAIGPDEPLNLELVP, from the coding sequence ATGGGCAAGTTCAACTACAACGCCACGACCCGGGCGGACATCGATGACCGCCTGCTCCTGCACCTCCAGATCGTCATCGGCACGAAGCTGCGGCGCGGCGAGGCATTCCCGTTCACGTGGAAAGACGACGCGAGCCTCGGCGGCGGCCGCACCACCGTCTGGGTGAGCGCGTCATCCACGCTCATCTACCGCTATCACGGCAGCCGCATGCCCTCCGTGAACAGCCAGTGGCTCGAGGCGCTGATGACCACGGCGAACTCCCCCGGCGGCCTGTACCCCGTGAATGAGCCGGCGGCCGCAGCCCGTCGGGACGCCATCGGGCCCGACGAGCCGCTGAACCTGGAACTCGTGCCCTGA
- a CDS encoding methylated-DNA--[protein]-cysteine S-methyltransferase, producing the protein MTFFGTLETPVGVIGVESDGESITRVAWMRVPPAPGSSRDPILSEAMRELAAYFAGDLRRFEVPIAIPARPDATSSVLNTLHDTVSYGESVTYAELAARSGGTVPARGIGSIMGANPLPIIVPCHRVVAADGLGGYSGGAPGQGRATKRWLLTHEGAIPPSLF; encoded by the coding sequence ATGACGTTCTTCGGCACGCTCGAGACGCCCGTGGGCGTGATCGGCGTCGAGAGCGACGGCGAGTCGATCACGCGGGTGGCGTGGATGCGGGTGCCCCCGGCGCCGGGATCCTCGCGCGATCCGATCCTGAGCGAGGCAATGCGCGAACTCGCGGCCTATTTCGCCGGTGACCTGAGACGGTTCGAGGTGCCGATCGCCATCCCCGCGCGGCCCGACGCGACGAGCTCCGTGCTGAACACGCTCCACGACACCGTCTCCTATGGCGAGTCGGTGACGTACGCCGAGCTCGCCGCTCGCAGCGGCGGTACGGTGCCGGCACGAGGGATCGGCTCCATCATGGGCGCGAACCCGCTCCCGATCATCGTGCCGTGCCACCGAGTGGTGGCAGCCGACGGCCTCGGCGGCTACTCCGGAGGCGCACCGGGTCAGGGTCGCGCGACGAAGCGCTGGCTGCTCACACACGAGGGTGCGATTCCGCCGTCCCTCTTCTAA